The genomic stretch CCTCGACAGGGGCGTAAGAGTAGAGATATACCTCAATACGCATCCTATGCCTGATATACCTCCCGTAGATCTTACCGCACAGCCGCTCAAAACCATCATCGATAAAGGGGCCAAGGTCTATAAATTCACGCCAAGCGTGCGCATGCACGATAAGCTCATAATAGTGGATTCCCGCTACGTCGTGGACGGCAGTGTGAACTGGAGCGTTTCCGCGATAAAGAGTAATTATGAATCGGCTGTCTTAATAGATTCTCCGGAGCTGGCCAAGGATAAGCTGACACGACTCAGGAATTTTCCGTTGGAAGGCCAGGTGAAGAAAGAGGATAGGCTCGACAGGCCGGAGGCGTTTACGCCGCTCCCCGCGGGCGCAGTAGTCGAGATACCTTCGGAGCTTATGAATAACAGGAGCTATCTGCCGGCCATGCACGTCTCCTCGGCGGACCAGGATATTACTACATATCTTTTGCTACTGGCGGAATCGGCGAGGACGGGGAAGAGAGAGTTTTTCGTGCCGCTCGAAGAGCTGTCGGCTATCCTAGGCGTTCGTCCGAAATGGACCACCACCGAGATGCGCCAACAGGCGATGGGGGAACTGAGAACGCTTGAATCGCGATATAAGCTCATCGATGTGAGATTTAGCCACAGTAAGGATGCCTGGGTGAAGATGAGGGAACTGCCGGGTGCGGCCTTTAAGGTGAGCGGAGGCTTCTTCGAGGCGAAGAGCCTTGCCGGGATGAGCCTCTCCGCGAAATTCGTGTATCTCATGAGGGCGCTGCTCGAATCGGAGGGGAAGTCGATAGATTCGATCAGATTGAGCGATCTGTCGAGGCGGTTCGGCGTGAGCCGGTCCTCGATAAGGGCGGGGTTGAGGGAGATAAGGGGAGGGGATTCAGGCGCCGTCCCGGAAGAGGATACCCCGGGATCGCAGGGTGTCCCCGCGTAGGATGGCCCCATAAGGAGTAACCTTTTATGGCAAAACTAAAATTAGACCTTCATGATATCTTCAATAAATCCGGAGCGATCGAGGCGGAGCTCAATCGCGTCATTAACGAGGCCATGGAGAAGAGGATAGCCCTGGTGGAGATAATCCCGGGAAAGGGAAGCGGGCAACTGAAGAAGCATGTACTGCGCTTTTTAGCCGAACCCCGCATAAAGAAGCTCTACCACAGGATAGAGAAGGACGATAAGAATTTCGGAAGGGTTTTCGTGCATTTCAGACATTGAAATGAACGCAATGAATGGGGCCATGTCCCAGAGGGACGAAATAGTTGCAAATTTCTCAAGATGTGATACACTTATCTCATAGTTAATATCCGGCCCGAGGGCCGATAAAATATATTTAGCATCAGATTAGATCGGGTTTCATAAGTGGTGTGTTTCACAGTAGAATTGACAGAACCTTCATCGGTCGAACTATGACCGGCGAAGGTTTTTTATTTTAAACGAATTATAAAAAGGGGGAGTGCGCATCATGGAAGGCGGGAATTTTTTAAAGAATTCACAGATCATAGTTTTGGGCGTTTGTATCGCGGCGGCAACGATCATTTCGAGCGTTATTTTATCGGGCGGGTTCCTGAAGGTGATGAAATTTACCAGAGAACAGATATCGGTGACCGGTTCAGCTACAAAGGAGATCAGGAGCGACTATATCGTATGGGTGGGAGAGTTTACGAGGCGGGAGATCGATCTGAAAGCGGCGTATAAAGGCCTTCGGGAAGACTTGGATAAGGTGAAGGCATATCTTAAGTCCAAGAATGTAAGCGAGAATGAGATAATCATTTCTCAGGTCATTACGGAAACCGTTTACAGGAAGAACGAGAAGGGAAATGATACCAACGATATCGAAGGGTACCGTTTAACGCAGAATGTCCAGATCAGATCGAACGATGTCGATAAGATAGCGGTTGTTTCACGGGAATCGACGGAACTGATAGACCAGGGTGTTCAATTCACATCCACCGCCCCGGAGTACTTCTATACCAAGCTCGACGAGCTTAAGATCGAAATGCTCGCGAAGGCCACGGAGAACGCGAAGCAGCGCGCGGAGAGCATGGTAAAGTCCACCGGCAATAAGATCGGATTTATGCGCTCAGCCAAGATGGGCGTCTTCCAGATAACGCCCATCACCTCTACGGACGTATCGGATTGGGGGATGAACGATACGACGTCCCTCGATAAGAAGGTGATGGCTGTGGTGACGGTGAATTTTGGGATTGAGTAGGGGGTATGGAGGGCTGCCCTGGAAGTGCGCGCCCTGCTTATTTCTCACCCTGTTTACTTAAATGTTCCGCGCCTCTTTTAGTCAGGCGGTATTTCTGCAAGCGGCTGTTGGGTTTATCGGGAATGGTATATTCAATGTATCCTGACAGAAGCGCCGGATCAATATAGTTTGCGCGAAATGTCGGCCGATGTTTGATATTTAAGCTTAAACGCAATTTACCAGCAGCCATTTCTTTTATTCGCAACATCTGCAGGAGTCGAACGACTGGGTCGGTCGACTGGGTCGGTGACTGGGTCGGTACATCCAACTGCTGTTTACCACCCACGGCTTCATAAGCACGGCCAGGCTTACGGTAAACCGTAGTTACGAACCCGTCTGTAAGACTAAATCCCGGCTCCGCAAGCCCCGCATTTCTACAATCCTGAATCATATCTCTTGTCCCTGTACCCATGCGCTCGATGTATTTGGCAAGGTAAAGCGATTCCGCGAGCAGCGGATTTGCCGGAACAGAATTGTGGGGCTTGCGCAACTTGTCTAAAGTGAGCGATGGCGGCAATGAGCCCGGATTTGACACTTCAAATCTATCAGAAAAGAGCATTACCTGAACACTTCCGTTACTCGTATAGTCCCGATGTGCCACTGCATTAACAATGGCTTCCCTCAATACATCGGGAGGTATTTCATACTCGACCGGGGCTTGCATGCTTTTTGCTCTTGTACCGACAGCGAGATCTATTTTTGACAAGACGAAGTTGAGCGCCTGATCAGTTGTTTCAAACACGGTTCCTTTATATACCTGATAAAAGGGGATAGGTTTGCAAACTTCCGTGCCATGAAAATGCGCGCATTTGACCTCGGATGAGATCAAAAAGCGTTGCGGCTCTTTTCCAAAAAGAAGAATGGCGGCGTTAGTAGGCTTACCTTTTCTGAGAAGGTTTAAATGTTCCAGCACTTCTCTTGCAGGAGCATTTTCTCTTAATGGAAATCCCCTGGCTCCTCGCGCTATCCTGACAAATCTCCTTATTTTTTCCGCGGAAAGATCCTTAAGGGATGCGTTTTGGCAAGCGGCAGCATCAAATGGGCCGGATCGAAGAAGGTCTTTGGCCGCCAGATAGTTCACCAGGCTGGCATAGACGGAGGATATAAGCTCGGTGGTACTTTGAAATCTACGGCGAATCACCTGTGTTCCCGCCGTTTTAATCAAGGCGCACATTCTTGGATCCCGGAGCTTGTCGTCGGTTCCTTTGATAAAAATAAACCTCGGTTTTCCCGACAGCTTTGCCGATAAAAATTCTCTATGCGTTGGAGACATGCCTTTCTTATCTATATCACCGTATTGGTCGCCAAAAAGCCCAAGATAAATATCGCTATTCTTTACCCCATCTATATAAGCTCTATCCGGATGATGGCCGCTGGCAGGCAAGCTTTCAAACAAGAAGATTTCGAAAAATCGGCTGAGCAACACATCATAATAGATATAGTCTCTCAGCGCTTTACGCTCAGCCTGAAATTCCTTCTGAACACTGCTGATAAATATCTTATGTTTCATAAATAAGCCCATTTACCCCCCTATATATAAGACGCTAAAAGGGGCTAAATTGTTGCAAACTATTTTAAAATAGTTTGCAATGAGGTAAGGCACAAGCGTAGGGGGGCTGTTTCTAAGCGTCCTATCTCAATAAGCCCGTAGATTCGCGTATAATCTGAATATTTACTAAAATAGCGCGCTTACTATTCAAAACAGTGGAAAGCATCGCGAAGCCCTGTCCGGTAAACGCATAAGGTAACGATCTGCGGACACTCTCGTTAGGTCTGCCAGCTTGGCACCTCAATAATTCTTGCCTTGTCAGTCTAAACATAGAATCTTTAGGAAATCGTGTTATATTCTTTTTTACCCGCTGCCTTAATTGATAAGTTTTGACTTCATAAAACTCTGCCAGGTCCCGATCCAGCATTACTCTCTTACCTCTTATCCGGAATATTCTGTTTTCGACATTTTTAAATGGTTCCGATTTATCCATGACGCCTCCTTTTAGGTTACTACCTCTTCACCCTACAACACTCTCCTCAACATAAACCTCAAATCTATCACCCTTCAACCTTATTCCTTTTATCCGGGACTTCGGGATCCAGAATCTTCTGCCGTTGTCCGCCAGGATAGCCTTCTCGGCCTCATGTAAGATCCTGACCCCTGCCCATATGTGTTTTTCCTTAGGATATATAACGGCGCGGATACTGAAGGGTAGGGTCATTTTATCTCCATAGCCTTATCACCACGGGCAGATTTCAGTATAAATAACGATATTTTGTGATACAATAAGGATAATTATATTGAGAATAAACTATTGAATACATAGTAGTATAAATATACTATATTGTCAAGCTAAATGATATCACGCAGAATAAAAGAGCTAAGGAAGAAGTCCGAATGGTCTCAGCAGAAATTAGCTGAAAAGGCCGGCGTGTCCTACAATACAATCACTAAAATCGAGCAAGGTGCGGCAACTATGCCCACAATTCAGACAATGATAAAGATAGCGGATGCTTTCGGTGTTAGCCTGGATGAATTAGTCGGGCGCAAGTGAGTGACAAAGGAATTACGAGGCCCAGGATGGTAAAATGACAAATATTTTTATCCTGTATATCCCAAAAGGAAATTACGAAGCCCTTGTTCATTATGAAGATACTATTAAAAAGAAAGTTGCCCCCGATCGCATATCCCGCCACGTAGATTCCAATCTCCAGCATAAACTTACAGAAATATTCGGAAATAAACGGATAGCTGTTTGGGGATCCAGGGATTCATTGACTAATAGAGCGCGCTTTCAAAAGATGAAGCCGGGAGATGATATATTGATAGTCGAAGGAGAGACTATCAAGCTGTTAGGAAAGATTGCTACGACAACCATAAATCCAAGCCTATCAAAAGAGTTATGGAAAAATATAAAGGATGGCAGATCCGATGGGTGGGATCTGATATATTTTATAGCCAACCCGTTGGAAATAGAATTACCTTTCCGGGAATTTAAAAAACTTTTCGGATATGCAATCAACTGGGGACTTCGCGGGTTTACGAGTATTGCTGAAAATAAACTGACGGAATTCTATAATAAGTACGATGATCTGTATTCGATACTACAATGTATAAAAAATGGCCAGAAAATCGAAGAAAAGAAAGCTGTTGATACCGAGAAGAATGATAAGCTCGAAAAAACCGAAATAACTAAGGACGACATTGATGATATATTGGATAATAAAACGCTGAGTGACCATATAGTGATGCAATGGAAATTAATACGTCTTGGGATGAAGTCCGGTTCGCGAGTATGGATTCCCAAAAATGATCAGCCTAAGATTACCACTGCATACGGTTTTAAGGAGTTTGAGAAGGAGTTTACCTCCGGCATAGATACGCCAGCAAGATATGTGGAGAATATAGACGTAGTCTGGAAAGAAGAGTTCAGGATAGACGCCGCGTTTGAAGTGGAGAATACGACGTCTATCTATTCAGGCCTGCTGAGATTTTCAGATTTAAAACTAGTAGCCCCTAATAGCAACTATCCCTTATTCATAGTTGCCCCTACCGCTAAACGTAATCGTGTAATGGAACAGGTTAAAAGGCCAACGTTCAAAACATTTAACTTCGAGAAAAAGGTCCGCTATCTATCTTATGAAGCGTTAGACGAAGTAGACAAATTTTTCGAAAGTTCTAATAGTGGATTGAATGTCGATTTACTCGTTGGTAAGTCAGAAATGATTAATTAGTATAGGCTATCTCCGAACAGGATGGCCCCAGATACGGCCGAAACCGGCGAGCTGTTTTTTTGATGAATAAAAGGTGCCCTAGCCGGGAACTTTCTAATTAATGCTGTTTTTGTTTATAAATTCAGACTTATAATATGAAAAAAAAGTATACGAAGGTGGTTGGGCTTATAGATGCCGATTTATTGGATAATGGCACTAGACATCCGAATCTTGCCTTAATGAAAATAAGTGGTTTTTTAAAAGCGGAAGGAACTGGGACATCCTTATTATTAGATTATAACGAACTCAATGATTATACCGAAGTGTGGATGTCGAAAGTATTTACAACTACGAAAATACCAGCAGGAATTTTAGAACGTCAGAATATAAAATATGGAGGAACCGGATTTTTTCTAGAAAAAGCGCCTAATTTACCAGATAAAATAGAGCACCACATGCCAGATTATCATCTTTATGATAAGTTCATCGAAAAAGAAGTTGACCGGGGTATTAAAGAAAATAGGTATTTGGATTATAAACATTATTCAATTGGTTTTACGACAAGAGGATGTTTTAGAAAATGCAAATTCTGTGTTAACAAGAAATACAATAAAGTAATCCAGCATTCGGATGTCAGAGAATTCCTAGATAAATCTAGGAAATATATATATTTATGGGATGACAATATTTTTGGATACGAAAAATGGCGTGAAATTTTTGATAGATTGAATGCTACTGAAAAACGATTCCAATTTCGGCAAGGACTAGATATAAGGTTACTTACAAAAGAAAAAGCTGAAGTTTTATCCAAATCCAATTATATAGGGGACTACATTTTTGCCTTTGATCACCTGAAAGACAAAGATCTCATCATAAATAAACTCAAATTATGGAGGCCGCATACTAAAAAGACAACGAAGCTTTATATCCTTTGTGCTTATGAGTCTCAAGACTTACACGATATTATAGGTGTTTTTAAGCGGTTAAAAATATTGATGCAGTTCAGATGTATTCCGTATATCATGCGGTTTAATACATACAAGAGCACAGAATTTGAAGGCATGTATATTAATTTAGCAAGATGGTGCAACCAGCCTAATATCTTTAAAAAAATGAGTTTTGCCGAATTTTGTGAAGCAAACGGGTCGGATAGTTCAACGATGAGATACTTTAACAGTTTTAAGAAGAAATACCCAAGCATTGCGAAAGAGTACTTTGGTTTGAAATTTGAAAAGGAAGCAAAGTATTAATGGGAAGGCAATGAATTTTAAATCGCTTCAATTAAAAAAAGCATATAATTCAGATGAGGATGACATAATTGCCAATTTTTATGTTCCCGCATTGGAATCAGCAATTCAATATAAAAGGCTTACGGGTTATTTTACATCATCAAGTCTTGCTGTAGCAGCGTGCGGGATTTTAGGACTGCTGGATAATGGCGGGACAATGCAAGTTATAACATCTCCACAGTTCAGCTCGAATGATATAGAGTTAATAAAAAAGCATGCTCTATCTCTAGATGCATTAGTAGGTGACAAATTATTAAATGAACTTAAAGATGTGCGTGATGATTTTATTAAAGACCATTTATTTGCTCTCGGATGGATGCTGGCAAATAAACGGCTAGAAATAAAAGTGGCTGTTTTACTTGACGAGAACAACTGCCCTATTGACCAAACGAGGATTAATGAGCATGGTATTTTCCATCAAAAGGTAGGAATCCTTACTGATAGAGAAGGGAATATTATTACATTTAGCGGATCAATTAATGAAACTGGAGCAGGGTGGGCTGGGAATGATGAAGAATTTAAGGTGTTTCGAAGCTGGTGTGAAGATGAGCGCCCATGGATTGATGATGATATCCGAAAATTTAATAGATATTGGGATAACGCTGCGAACAGGGTACAGATATTGAGCTTGCCACTTGCTGTAGAAAAAGAGCTGATTAAAATAGCTCCTGATGAGTATCCAAAAATTAACTTAGCAAGATGGTATAAAAGCAAAGCCAAGAAAAAAGAATTATTTTTATATCAAAAAAATGCCATTGAAAAATGGGATGCAAATGGAAAAGTTGGAATATTTGAGATGGCAACTGGTACAGGCAAAACCTTTACTGCGCTTGGATGTGTAGAGCGAGTATTGAGTAGCGACAAGAAAATAGCCATTATTATTTCATGTCCATATAATCATCTTGTTCAACAATGGAAACGTGAAATAGAGGCTTTCGGCCTTAATTATGATAAGTTAATTATTGTTGATGGTACAAATGCTTCTTGGAAAAAAGAGATGCATGAACAGCTTGCCTACTTATCTATGTATGGGTCCAAGCCGCTCATAATTATTACAACTCATAGGACCCTTTCATCAGCACCATTTCGGGCTATCATAGGAAAAGTGCCTGCTAACAAATATTTTTTAATTGCTGATGAAGTGCATGGAATTGGGGCAGAGGTTAATAGAAAGGGGTTACTTGCAGAATATGGTTATCGCCTAGCATTAAGTGCTACGCCTAAGCGATGGTTTGATGATATAGGGACCGACGTTATTTATAAATATTTCAAAAATACTGTTTTTGAATTTAGCTTGAAAGATGCAATAGCTAAGATAAATCCATTAACAGGTCAATCATATTTATGTCCCTATTATTATTCTCCTAGATTTGTTTCATTAACCGAATTTGAGCTCGAACAATATATTAAGATCACGTTCAGGATAATAAATTTACTAAAGAAAAAAACGGGCGATGAAGACGAGTCGAGGCTCAGTATACTATTTATTCAAAGGGCAAATATAATAAAGAATGCAGCTAATAAATATAGCGTTCTTAAGGATGTCTTGGAGGAGATAAAAAAGAGAGACCCTACCTTTTACGGTACGATTGTTTATACGAGTCCACAGCAGATAAGAGAGGCCCAGAGAATAGTTAATGAATATGATTTGCAGACACATACATTTACGGTGAAAGAAAGTGCCCAGCCACATAAAAAGCTTAATAATTTTTCTGAACGAGAAATTATTTTAGACAAATTTGCAAAAGGGGACTACCAGGTCTTAATGGCTATGAAATGTCTTGATGAAGGAGTTGACATTCCGCCTGCAAGAAATGTAATCCTTATGTCGAATAGTAAAAATCCTAGAGAATACATTCAAAGAATTGGTCGTGTGATTCGGCAATATCCTGGTAAGAAAGAAGCGTACATTTATGACTTAATAGTAAAACCATCAAAAGAGTTAATTCCAAAGGAATTAAGAACCTTTGAGAATAAAATATACGCAAAAGAGTTAGAACGATGTGAAGAAATAGCGAAGACAGCACAAAACGGCCCTAGTGCCCTACGTGACCTATATAAATAATAGGAGGAATGAATGGCTCGATATAATCCGATGATAAAAGAAGAATTAGAAAAAGCGTGTGGTAGCGACGTGGTTCTTAGAGATGTTATAGAATCGCTGCTAGATATTGAGTTTGAAGGTGGGCAATATAAAAGAAAATATCACGATTTAATAGACCAAGTGGCTTCTGAGTGGGGAGGAAAAGAATGAGAATTGAAAAAATAGTTTTTAAAAATTATCGGCAATTGCGTGATCTACAAATACTTTTTGAAAAAACGCCCAATGATTTGCATGTTTTTGTTGCGCAAAACGGAGCAGCAAAGACCAACATCTTAAATGGTATAAATTGGTGTCTCTATGATGAGGAGCCTCACCTGTCAAAAGAATCTGAGGCTTTGCCTAAACTTAATCTGAATGTCATACAGGAGTCTAAAATTGGTAGTGAGCAGAGCATATGCGTTCAATTATATGTAAGAGCCACGGACAAACGATTATTCATCTGTAGTAGGACGCAACGTTTTAAAATAAATGAAAATACCGAAATTGGCGCAGCGAAAAAGCTACCTTGGCTAAGTTCTGTAGATTTTGCTGTAACAAGGATGGAGCCAGATGGGAATAGCTGCATTTACCACGGAGAAGAGGCGCAGCAATGGGTTGAAAGATTTGTGCCGCGCAATATCCGGGAGTTCTATTTTTTTGATGGAGAAAGACTGGATACGTATTTTAAAGATGCAACGGCAAAAAATATTTATTTAACAGTAAATAAAATATCTGGGTCAGATGATTTGAGAAGTATTCATCGAAAACTAAGTATAATTAAAGACGAGATTGCGAGGTTCTTAGGGCGTAGTAATCCAGCTGTCGAAAGGATAAACGAAGAGCTAAATAACACCAGAGGTTCAATTGGATCAAAAATAGGAGAGAAAGAGAAATGCCAAGTGGCGATAAACGAAGCCGACTATGAAATATCGCAGCTAGATGAAAAAGTAAAAAATTCGCCAGACGTTCAAACTTTAAAAAATAAACTAGATGACCTTGAAAAGCGCAGGGTGGATAAAGAAGCACTCCAATTAAGAAAACAAAAAGAAAAAAGAAACATTTTATTTGACTATGGGAAAATCTCATTCTACTGGCCTCTAATTGTGAAAATGAATGAACTAATTAGAGAAAAAGAAACAAAAAAAGAAATGCCTCCTCCAATTGACGAGGATATTCTAATCAAAGCCCTGAGAGTAGGTGTTTGTGAATTGTGCGAAAGAGATTTGGATGACAAATCACGACAGCATATTGATAAACTAGTGTACAGATTTCATACAATAAACGAAGTTGCTCAACAATTGAAACATGTAAAAGATCCCCTTTATGATATCGAAAAGAAGTCCATGCTTTATAAAAAAACGGTATCTGATTTAACGCTTATAATCAAAGATTACAATACAGACTTAGACAAGATTGAATCTGAAATAACCGATATTAAAAATAAACTACAAGGGCATGATCTGGAGGAAGTCAAGACATGGTATAGTAAGCTTAAAACTTATAAAGAAGCGCGAGATTTTAACAAAGAAAAATTAGGAGGTTTAAAACAAGAAATTGATAGGCTTGAAAAAGAAGCAGCTAAACTAGAAAGAGCCCTTGAGGAAGAAGCGAGAAAACAAAGTGAGGTAAAAGAAGCAGAAACTAAGCTTAGATTTATATCGGCAGCGCTAGGTGTGATTGATGAGGTTGTTAAAAATGTAGCTAAGAGTATTAAAAATAAAATAGAAGAAGCGACAAATGTGTTATTTAAAAATATGATGTGGAAAAAAAATACATATGAAAAAATTTATATAGACGATGATTATAATATTAATGTAATGCATGTAGATGGATATCGGAGTTTTGGGTCAATGAGCGGAGCCGAGGGTGAGGCCTTGGCGTTATCATTTACTTTGGCGCTTCACAAGATTTCTGGCTTTGAAGGGCCTCTATTAATAGATACGCCAGTTGCTAGAGTTGATGATGACAATCGAAAAAACATGGGCAATGTGTTACTCTCAATCAGTTCTCAAAAACAAGTCATACTTCTTTTTACACCAGTTGAATATACTGGAAGTATAAAGACTGTGCTAGAACTCAAAACGAATAATAAGTATAAATTGGTGATGGATGGCTCAGAAAGAGAAACCAAAATGGAGGCCTTGTAAATGCCGGAAGACATCATTATAGGAATCGATAATGCAGATGTTCCGTTATATGAAAAACTTAAGAAAGAAGTATTGCTTTTTGGTGACCAGGGCAATACGGAATTGCTCATGTTTGCTATTGGCTATGGCTATAAACATAATAAGCCGCTTCCGTTACGTGCAAAATATAGTGGCTTCACAAGAACCAAATATTTAAAGCCAGATGATTTAGCATTATTAAAAGCGCTCGCTTTGCAAGTTGGAGGGATAGAAACGCTTAAAGATCAGTCTAGGATGGTTGAAATTGCAGAAAAATATGCACATGGTGGAATTCAATTGCTCATGCAAGAGATTGGATCATCTTCTTTAGATTCCTTTGAAATTGACTTTGAATTAAGTCTATCGCAGCATTACGATACTATTACGAATGTGCAAAATAGCTAAAATAAAATGTTATGGATGCTGAACTAATTCCACAATTTAGTAATTTTGATGATGGCACAGTTAAGGTCGTAGAAATTCTTTATAACGAAAATGATAGAGGATTAACTTTTAACGAATTAGGATGGTTTCTTCAAAGAAGATTAAAAAAAGATGGTGCCCATAAAAAATACGGTGAAAATCACGCGAAATTAGCAAACTTGCTTGGGTTTGTTAAAATTAATAACTCAAGACCTAGAAATGTATTTTTATCAGCAGTAGGGAAAGAACTTCACCTCGCTCGTAATGAACAAAAGAAATTAATAATTAAAAATCAGCTACTTAACATGGCATTAATAAAAGATATTTTATCAAATTACAACGATGTATTTGACCTGAGTTTGTATTTAAAGCAAACGCTTTCAACTAAAACAGCCGTGCGCCGAATGCCTAATATTAAAAAGTTAATTCGAATACTTGCCATTGATTATAAGGTTCCAATCTTCAATGATATTTACAATGCAATGTAATAAGTGGACGGTCTAGAAAGTGCCAGCCCATAAAATTATAGGGTGGAACCAAATGGACCGTCCCTGATAAAACAAAAAGAATTTATATGATTAAAATCAAATATAAACTAGCTAAAAAAAGAATCCCACCAATGTTATGGGACGAATATGTCCACATAGCAAAAAGTGAATATGAAACGCTCCTTAACAAACAAGAATCGGGCGAAGCAGTTTTTCATAAATTCTTTGAACGGCATCCCTCCTTTATTCCTGGAGGATGTGACCTTGATGATGGCTCGGGGCATGCGCCGTATGCGCTGTCTTTAATTTCAAAACCAGGGCTATCTGGATCCTTTGAGAGAATACCTGATTTTTTATGGCTGGCTTCTTATTCGGGAGTTTTTCATCCTATATTCATCGAAATAGAATCGCCAGGTAAGAGGGTTTTTAATGTGGACGGTAGCGCAACGAAAAAATTTAATCAGGCCGTGGATCAGCTACGCTATTGGAAAATATGGATAGAAGAGCCTTCTAATATTAGCATTTTAATGAAAAAGTTCGGATTAGATAAAACATATTTAGCAGACAACAAGTTTGTGCCGAAATTTCTCCTGATCTATGGCAGGCGTGCCGAGTTTACGTCTAATAAAATGCGAAAGAAGCTAAGGGAAGAGTTTCTGTGTGGCATAGGGACGATTAGAAGTTATGACGGGCTCATACCTTCACATAAGTGTAAAGATTGTTTTAGCGTTAAAATTACTGAGAATGGGTATGAGGCTATAGAGGTAATGCCTACTATCGAAATCTGTCCGGCGTCCGCGGATAGTTATAGCCTTATTACTGGTAAGGATCAGGCTATAAAGAAAAATAAATATATATCAAAGGCAAGAAAGGAATTCCTGATAGATCGTTTCAAATATTGGGATAATTGGGTTATATCGACACCTTCCAGTGCGCGGGGCGTTTTTAATGGAAGAGATGTTGAGTGAGTTGGGAATAAAGAGTTTTTTTGTCGGAATTGTTTACGCTTAAGTTGGGAAATAGGAATTGTGCCACTCTCAAATCGCAGGTTGGCACTAAGTGTAAAATTGGGGAAGGCCCAGAAAGTGCCAGACCATAAAATTATAGGGGGCATCGAATGGATCGTCCCTAAGAGTACCTATACAGCATGCCGTCTCTAAAACGAAACAAACGGCATCGGCCCGTCAATTTATAGGTGAGCGCCATGATTACAATAGACTCAAATATTATAACAGCTTGGGCCACTCTAATAGGTGTTTTGGTGGCTATTTGGGCTGTGATATATCAAAACAAAAGATCTACATTTGCATTAGGCGTAGATTTAATTATGAAGCTAGACGATCGTTTTAATAGTGAGAAAATGCGTAAAGCCAGATGTGCAGCAGCTACATCATTACTTAATGGA from Candidatus Omnitrophota bacterium encodes the following:
- a CDS encoding phospholipase D-like domain-containing protein, whose protein sequence is MKLNKLRIALLLIILALCIPAFAVAQGSEFHPAKVRDISDRAYEGAVIQLLDSAKESIVMSMYLIKADGSGPVYLLVKDLEEALDRGVRVEIYLNTHPMPDIPPVDLTAQPLKTIIDKGAKVYKFTPSVRMHDKLIIVDSRYVVDGSVNWSVSAIKSNYESAVLIDSPELAKDKLTRLRNFPLEGQVKKEDRLDRPEAFTPLPAGAVVEIPSELMNNRSYLPAMHVSSADQDITTYLLLLAESARTGKREFFVPLEELSAILGVRPKWTTTEMRQQAMGELRTLESRYKLIDVRFSHSKDAWVKMRELPGAAFKVSGGFFEAKSLAGMSLSAKFVYLMRALLESEGKSIDSIRLSDLSRRFGVSRSSIRAGLREIRGGDSGAVPEEDTPGSQGVPA
- a CDS encoding Smr/MutS family protein, whose product is MAKLKLDLHDIFNKSGAIEAELNRVINEAMEKRIALVEIIPGKGSGQLKKHVLRFLAEPRIKKLYHRIEKDDKNFGRVFVHFRH
- a CDS encoding SIMPL domain-containing protein (The SIMPL domain is named for its presence in mouse protein SIMPL (signalling molecule that associates with mouse pelle-like kinase). Bacterial member BP26, from Brucella, was shown to assemble into a channel-like structure, while YggE from E. coli has been associated with resistance to oxidative stress.), whose protein sequence is MEGGNFLKNSQIIVLGVCIAAATIISSVILSGGFLKVMKFTREQISVTGSATKEIRSDYIVWVGEFTRREIDLKAAYKGLREDLDKVKAYLKSKNVSENEIIISQVITETVYRKNEKGNDTNDIEGYRLTQNVQIRSNDVDKIAVVSRESTELIDQGVQFTSTAPEYFYTKLDELKIEMLAKATENAKQRAESMVKSTGNKIGFMRSAKMGVFQITPITSTDVSDWGMNDTTSLDKKVMAVVTVNFGIE
- a CDS encoding DUF4062 domain-containing protein; amino-acid sequence: MKHKIFISSVQKEFQAERKALRDYIYYDVLLSRFFEIFLFESLPASGHHPDRAYIDGVKNSDIYLGLFGDQYGDIDKKGMSPTHREFLSAKLSGKPRFIFIKGTDDKLRDPRMCALIKTAGTQVIRRRFQSTTELISSVYASLVNYLAAKDLLRSGPFDAAACQNASLKDLSAEKIRRFVRIARGARGFPLRENAPAREVLEHLNLLRKGKPTNAAILLFGKEPQRFLISSEVKCAHFHGTEVCKPIPFYQVYKGTVFETTDQALNFVLSKIDLAVGTRAKSMQAPVEYEIPPDVLREAIVNAVAHRDYTSNGSVQVMLFSDRFEVSNPGSLPPSLTLDKLRKPHNSVPANPLLAESLYLAKYIERMGTGTRDMIQDCRNAGLAEPGFSLTDGFVTTVYRKPGRAYEAVGGKQQLDVPTQSPTQSTDPVVRLLQMLRIKEMAAGKLRLSLNIKHRPTFRANYIDPALLSGYIEYTIPDKPNSRLQKYRLTKRGAEHLSKQGEK
- a CDS encoding ORF6N domain-containing protein → MDKSEPFKNVENRIFRIRGKRVMLDRDLAEFYEVKTYQLRQRVKKNITRFPKDSMFRLTRQELLRCQAGRPNESVRRSLPYAFTGQGFAMLSTVLNSKRAILVNIQIIRESTGLLR
- a CDS encoding helix-turn-helix transcriptional regulator, producing the protein MISRRIKELRKKSEWSQQKLAEKAGVSYNTITKIEQGAATMPTIQTMIKIADAFGVSLDELVGRK